The genomic DNA GTACCCGCCAAAGTATTCATCGTCCATGAATGGGCGTCAAAAAGCTTCACTTTGTTGATCTTGTTGTCCTTAAGCATCCTAACAACAATATCAGGATTCAACGGATGCGATGCGATATTGCCCCAGTTCACACCGAAGCCTCTGACCAAGCTAGCTAAGGTCAAAGTGGTCACTATAACCGTTCCGACATTAACAAGCATCGCTGCTCTTATGGTCATATTGATACACTGGTGATGATGAGATTTGGTCTGTTTGATCTAGCTCGAAGATGTGTGTTTCTGTTTGTTTGTCTGATTGTTGTGTTTTCTTACAGTCGGGGAATTTCTTTTTCGTGTCTTTAGGTGGTCTTTGTTAATGTTGTAATAAGAGTGTTTTTAGGTTGCTAGTGAGGAATTTTAGCTTCACATAAGTTTCTATTTTTAGGAAGAACCACGAGTGAATATAGATGTCTTTTGCCGGACACTTGTAATCagttaattattttgtttttggctAAGAGAATATGTCGTCGCTATATAAAATTGGTCGAACTTTCTTTTTTGAGGATTAAATTCTCTCTTAAATTAGCATTGTTTAATGTGGATTTCGGTCGCATAATAGTTTTACTTACGGTGGTACATCGATATGTAAATTTGAATCTAGcattatttttatcaatatcTACATTTTCAAACCAAAATGTTAGCTCTTTGCTCATTGTGGATCCTAGGAATGCTAAATCAAAATGTTAACTCAATGAGCGATCAGATTTCTTTGCTAAAAATTCAGACTACAGACATTCTCTTTTTCCAAATAAGCCAGCCATGTCGGAGTGGGTTGTCGacagaaaaaaactataatGTTAAAAACAAAGCTCATTGTTAAACTTTTCATCTCTTAGGCCTTAGCATACGCCTTTTATACATAGTGAGCTACTTTGAATCAGTCTACTGTTTCTTGATTATGCTATATTATTGCTACTCATATTTGATTATCCTCCCAAGGACGTGCTAATAAGATTTCGAAAATTAATTTGTCTAGCTCCGCATGCAAGTCCAAAGATCAAAGATTTTTTATCTGAAAGTCACATGTGTTTGCTTCTACAAAACCTTCATGCAGAATGAGCTTAAATAAGAACAGGAGGAGACGGAAATACCACTCCTTAGGAGTTATTACTTCCATGGTAGCTCGACACATGTATTCTTTACCTGCTTATGCGTTCATAGAGCAAGATCTTACGATTCAAATTGCGTTATATATACTCATCACCAGACTGTTTTATATGTTTGAACTTGGAATTCATcatctttattaattttgtcTTGCCGTCTACTTGGATTTCTTCCATTTCATCACGTCAATTCTATGAGCCtcttatgtattttttttcattcacaGCAAGGAAACAAGTcaacattgaaaaaaaaacactatcaAACATACTAAGACTGGATCAAACATCCTGGGTTCAAACCTCGTCTTGTTcaattttatgataaaatctaaaatctttaaacatttttttatccGGTGTAGATAAAAGATAGCACTAGTTGTACAAAAGTTTTTGAagtgaataaatttaaaattctttcaaaaaaagaCTGGATCATTTGATTTCCTCaattttatcttcttttctCTAAATGAAACAACTTAATTAGATTGGACCCTCCATGAAAGTGTTTCATGGTAACCACAATCCACTGTACAGGCCAGAGgttgtttatatttttgaaacatgcCGAGGTTACCTTACTGAAATCATGTTTCATTTGgcaacaattaaaaaaaaacaccattGGAAAGTCTCAGTTGATCTAGTATTGTTTCATGTAATACACAAacaatttcttaatatttgaTAGTCATTGGAGAAATTTGAAATTGACCCCTAAGAAAGATAGATAAAATCTTTGATTGTGATTTTCGTTGATAGGCAATACGATTCCTTTAATGTCTTGTCTAAGCTCTCAAGACTTAAATGTAGACTTGTTATTTAACGGTGATGAAAGAGAGACAAAGACTGATTATACCAAATGGGACCAAACCTTACATGTGCTCTCATGGTCCCTGTCTCAGTTCAACTTGTATGTATAACACATTGCCTTGATTGCGATCTCCGAGAAACTACGTGTTTCTAAGTAAAACCTTATAAGTGTTTGAAAATCTTCGTCAGATAGATAAAACCAAAAGTTAGAGAAATATACACTTCTTTCTTTGgtcatgactttttttttttgaaaaagggcttttCTTTGGTCATGACTTTCTCTGTACTAACAAAACATTCATCAGTAGGTGTTGTCTAGAGATTGTCACTGGTTCTTGGTACATGACATTGTGGCTGGTTTCTGGAGTTTTCCATAGAAAATAAAGTTTCCCGATCTTTTCAAACGTAGATGTCTAATCAACCCATGTTCCTAATCATATGAAACTGGcgataataaaattatagtcTTGGAAACAATGTCACAGGGACAgagacttttttaaaaaaaattaggttcCACAAATAATAATATCAGGTTATTCATTTATTTCATGGGATAGAACTCAAAACGAGTCATAATATCAAATGAAGTTCAAACTTTTTAAGTCCATATATTTCTTTGATCAAATCGGCCGGAATACTGTTATACTAGAATTGTCAATTTTTTCCTCCAACTAACTTTAGAAACGATGTATCATATTCATTCACGTGGAATTATAATagcaataatttaaataaaaattggatGTTCTATATCAAAATAAATGGAAAAGGAAAGTAGGCCAACTCTTGTTGGAATTTGTAGTTTTTGTAgttgaagaaaataaattgtaataatGAATGGTTTACTGGGAAACACATGACTCTACAAACTCTACGTCCTTTTTCCCATATCTATACACTCTATCTAACATGTCCCCGACCCCCACACTCCAATCTACATCCCTAATGTGGTccagtttattttatttttaatcgaAATGATAGAATATCAGCTAATAAATCACATGATCAACGAGAGAATCCCATTCATAATATGGGTAAACTTGTATATATGCCTCTTTTTTGTTtgaacattatatatatatatgccttgTATTGTCTATGAATTCCAGATCCTATAAACTGATGTATATAACATGCATGATCGatagaaaatgaagaagatggaaagttcaaaagaaaatgaagaagatggcttacataaaattttatcatCCAATATAACATATGCTAGATCTTTAGCTAACCCTTCACTTTCGATATCAGTTTACTAATATTTATCTGTTCGTCCATGCGTTGAGTACTTGAAAGAGGTCTGTTTGTAagtataaacattttttttttgataaccgggATATCCGGAGGGCCGTGACCCAACCGACTAGTTCTATGGAGACCTGACCACCGGGGCCAGTCAGACCGATTGCTCGCAAGAGATATTAGGTATTCCATAAACAATATTGCATGTAAACTTGCACATAAGTCATTTGTTTTGAATGATCTGATAAATCGTATTCCTTTAAAGGACCACAATCTTTCAATATCTCCATTTGATCAAAGGACCACTCCGTCCTACCTATAATCTCCTAGAAATATATCTCACAAATCTAATTACGGTTATAGACTTTGGTCTTTGGATGGTTTATATCAACTTATTACACATACCTAGCTGGTATAAGTATAACAAACTCTTGATTACTACTCCCACTTACTCCATTACGACCTCTTGCTATAAATTCTCTTAGTCTTGTAAATGAAAACAACATAGTAAAgatgatttatataatttaatagtttAAAGAAATCCAAAGAGAgagagttaaagaaaaaaagtttaacaaTCAACCGTAAAGTCACTTGAAATATAAATGTTAATGTGGGAAGACACATAAATATCGACGTTGTGTTCTTGGACCCATATGTCCCAATAACTTCCAAAACGTTCTTAAATTCTGATAGAATATATGGGACCATAAGCTCATCATAGAATCATTCATCTtgtatatataaacacaaaaagTTTCAATAAGAAACATATAGCGAGAGTAAAATAAACTAAGTCACTTCTAAAAATGGCAATTAGGGTTTCTTACAAGCCTCTCCTCCTGGCACTTCTTCTCATCGTCTTAGTTTCTTCCCCTGCTCAAGGTGAATTTATAGCAAATATACACACCTAATGCATATAAGGAGtctatagtatttatatatcaaGTAGCTGCTATCAAGATTTTATACACAAGCTTGAATGAGGTTTTTTCTAATAACAATAGGTATTACCAAAAATgagtttttgatgattttttttttgctttttagcACGAAGCATAGGAGAAATCGTGAGGAATAGAAAGCTATTGGTTGTGGAGAAGGAGCAAGAGACTCGGAACTCAAGACAAGACGGAGGAGGAAGTGATGGTTATGGATTGGTGGATATGGATTATAATAGTGCGAACAAGAAAAGACCGATACACAACCGCTAATGAACACACTACACATGTGATGAACTTAGCAGTTTCTTGTGAGATATCCAAAGATATATTCTATGATATCCCGAGATTTATATGATCTATTCAACAGAAATTACTATCAAGTATTGAGAAtgtaaactattttataaatcgtcatacaaaatataatcgagtttgtatacatataattaagtATAGTCGAGTCttcatgaaaataaaatacGAACGATTCTATATAATAACCGTAGTTTATGTGTGTATTATATGTGTGCTGAACTAATCAATGGATACACATATTTTGTGTATATACTATATAGTCATAGAGTCATAGAGACTTAATATCTTATTTTAGGTTTAATGCTATATTGTTCATTATGATTAGATGTGTTATAGATATTTGAATAATTGATCATCGTTTATAATACTGTAAACTCAATATTTCTGCTGATAATataacaaacaacaaacaaaatacTATAAACAACATTCTTctaatgaatataaaaatgatattagaGATCTAGAGAATCCTCATCCATCAATACACATACAAACGTGTTAGAATTCACGAGATTCACTTTATATCCCAAATTTGATGATTCAAGTGATCTTCAATACTTTTTCATATGACAAACTGAAATGCAAAACGCACTAAATTCATTTGTATTATGTATGTATGGTATAGACTGATAGACATGACCCAATAAACTCATGTGAAACAGAGTAGGCggtaaccaaaaaaaagactTATTATTCGGCTCATTAAATAAACGTATCATCTCGGCCCATTAGGTAAACGTATGATATCGACCCATTAAATACCTACCTAAAGGAAGGTGAGAACATTGTAGAAGAGGCTCAAGCTGATATACCTACACTGTTGGAGCTAAAGCGGATTTACTATGAA from Raphanus sativus cultivar WK10039 unplaced genomic scaffold, ASM80110v3 Scaffold0719, whole genome shotgun sequence includes the following:
- the LOC108810036 gene encoding protein GOLVEN 2-like, translating into MAIRVSYKPLLLALLLIVLVSSPAQARSIGEIVRNRKLLVVEKEQETRNSRQDGGGSDGYGLVDMDYNSANKKRPIHNR